The Streptomyces sp. Alt3 genome has a segment encoding these proteins:
- a CDS encoding glycerophosphoryl diester phosphodiesterase membrane domain-containing protein, with protein sequence MNDSPGWASPGSAPSDGQETGIPKPSSPVDGSGQWSPAQPPPGQWCPPSAPGNGPGAPPPAPGWGGMPQGPGWGRPPMAAKPGVIPLRPLGVGEILDGAVSTMRTHWRTVLGISLTVSVIAQIVIILLQRYVLPEQKSVDPNATGAEALRQATDSAQSQLINSAPSTLIAMIATLFTTSVLTVVISRSVLGRGVTLSEAWSEARPRLLPLLGLSLLLSLMSAGIMAVGLLPGLALGSGAGGVALTFLGFLASCVVVLWLMIRFTLAAPALMLERQPVLAALRRSAKLVKGSWWRTFGILALTYLLVIVLALVITIPFGVIAVTLDSDGLSELLNSRSPDFGWPFLIVTGIGEVIVSTLAYPFTAGVMALLYIDQRIRREALDLELARAAGVPGYDTPRS encoded by the coding sequence ATGAACGACTCTCCGGGCTGGGCTTCGCCCGGATCCGCCCCCTCCGACGGCCAGGAGACGGGCATCCCCAAACCCTCCTCGCCCGTTGACGGAAGCGGTCAGTGGTCTCCGGCGCAGCCACCTCCGGGACAGTGGTGCCCGCCGAGCGCCCCCGGCAACGGGCCGGGCGCACCGCCCCCGGCTCCTGGCTGGGGCGGCATGCCCCAGGGCCCCGGCTGGGGCCGCCCGCCCATGGCCGCGAAGCCCGGCGTGATCCCGCTGCGCCCCCTGGGCGTCGGTGAAATCCTCGACGGCGCCGTGTCCACCATGCGCACCCACTGGCGAACGGTCCTGGGCATCAGCCTCACCGTCTCCGTGATCGCCCAGATCGTGATCATCCTCCTGCAGCGCTACGTCCTGCCGGAACAGAAATCCGTCGATCCGAACGCGACCGGCGCGGAGGCGCTCCGCCAGGCCACCGACTCGGCACAGTCGCAGCTGATCAACAGCGCCCCGAGCACGCTCATCGCGATGATCGCCACCCTCTTCACCACCTCGGTCCTCACCGTCGTGATCAGCCGCTCCGTGCTGGGCCGTGGCGTGACGCTCTCCGAAGCGTGGTCCGAGGCCCGCCCCCGTCTCCTTCCGCTGCTCGGACTCAGCCTTCTGCTCAGCCTCATGAGCGCGGGGATCATGGCGGTGGGCCTGCTTCCGGGCCTCGCCCTCGGCAGCGGGGCCGGCGGGGTCGCGCTGACCTTCCTCGGCTTCCTCGCCTCCTGTGTCGTCGTGCTCTGGCTGATGATCCGCTTCACGCTGGCAGCACCGGCACTCATGCTGGAACGGCAGCCCGTGCTCGCCGCGCTCCGCAGGTCCGCCAAGCTGGTCAAGGGCAGTTGGTGGCGAACCTTCGGCATCCTGGCACTGACCTACCTGCTCGTCATCGTCCTGGCCCTGGTCATCACAATCCCGTTCGGCGTCATCGCGGTGACGCTGGACAGCGACGGCCTGAGCGAGCTCCTCAACAGCCGCTCGCCGGACTTCGGCTGGCCCTTCCTGATCGTCACGGGCATCGGTGAAGTGATCGTCTCGACGCTCGCCTATCCCTTCACCGCGGGAGTGATGGCCCTGCTCTACATCGACCAGCGCATCCGCCGCGAGGCGCTCGACCTGGAGCTCGCCCGGGCAGCGGGCGTGCCCGGCTACGACACCCCCAGGAGCTGA
- a CDS encoding DUF4129 domain-containing protein, which translates to MTGAGGAAAVRLIGAGEDIPVDTPRVPAREAAQDELSDPMYHEHDPNLLERGLDRFWDWIGDLFAGAAGAAPGGPLGLVVVVLAVVGLAAALWWRLGTPRRTARSPETLFGSTARGATDHRAAASAHAEAQRWTEAVQERMRALVRALEDRAVLDPRPGRTADEAAAEAGQVMPAHAARLRAAARTFDDVTYGGRAADEATYLTLCTLDLDLDATKPLLATGTAQGGTG; encoded by the coding sequence GTGACGGGGGCGGGGGGTGCAGCGGCAGTACGGCTCATCGGGGCGGGCGAGGACATACCCGTGGACACCCCACGCGTCCCCGCCCGCGAAGCGGCGCAGGACGAACTGTCCGACCCGATGTACCACGAGCATGATCCAAACCTTCTCGAACGCGGCCTCGACCGCTTCTGGGACTGGATCGGCGATCTCTTCGCCGGAGCCGCCGGGGCCGCCCCCGGCGGCCCGCTCGGCCTCGTCGTAGTCGTCCTCGCGGTCGTCGGCCTGGCTGCCGCACTGTGGTGGCGGCTCGGCACACCGCGGCGCACGGCACGCTCCCCGGAGACACTCTTCGGCAGCACCGCCCGCGGCGCGACGGACCACCGCGCCGCAGCCTCCGCACACGCCGAGGCCCAGCGCTGGACCGAAGCCGTCCAGGAACGGATGCGCGCCCTCGTGCGCGCCTTGGAGGACCGGGCCGTGCTCGACCCGCGTCCCGGCCGCACCGCGGACGAGGCAGCCGCCGAGGCCGGCCAGGTCATGCCGGCGCACGCCGCCCGGCTCCGCGCGGCCGCCCGAACCTTCGACGACGTCACGTACGGCGGCCGGGCCGCCGACGAGGCCACGTACCTGACCCTCTGCACGCTGGACTTGGACCTCGATGCGACGAAGCCGCTCCTGGCCACAGGAACAGCCCAAGGGGGCACCGGTTGA
- a CDS encoding AAA family ATPase: MSAPTPETAELAPAADPHVAATNSDSARASLETLRSEIAKAVVGQDPAVTGLVVALLCRGHVLLEGVPGVAKTLLVRALAASLELDTKRVQFTPDLMPSDVTGSLVYDARTAEFSFQPGPVFTNLLLADEINRTPPKTQSSLLEAMEERQVTIDGSPRPLPDPFLVAATQNPVEYEGTYPLPEAQLDRFLLKLTVPLPSREDEINVLTRHADGFNPRDLKAAGIRPVAGAADLEAARNAVARTSVSPEIAAYVVDICRATRESPSLTLGASPRGATALLSTARAWAWLTGRDYVTPDDVKALALPTLRHRIQLRPEAEMEGVTADSVITAVLAHVPVPR, encoded by the coding sequence ATGAGCGCCCCGACACCGGAGACCGCCGAGCTCGCGCCGGCCGCTGACCCCCATGTGGCCGCCACGAACTCCGACAGCGCCCGCGCGTCCCTGGAAACTCTGCGTTCCGAGATCGCGAAGGCCGTGGTCGGGCAGGACCCGGCAGTCACCGGACTGGTCGTCGCGCTCCTGTGCCGGGGCCATGTGCTCCTGGAAGGCGTACCCGGAGTCGCGAAGACCCTCCTGGTCCGCGCACTTGCAGCCTCACTGGAACTGGACACCAAGCGAGTCCAGTTCACCCCTGACCTGATGCCGAGTGATGTCACGGGCTCCCTCGTCTACGACGCCCGCACCGCCGAGTTCTCCTTCCAGCCCGGACCCGTGTTCACCAATCTTCTGCTCGCCGACGAGATCAACCGCACCCCTCCCAAGACTCAGTCCTCGCTGCTGGAGGCCATGGAGGAACGTCAGGTCACCATCGACGGGTCACCCAGGCCACTGCCCGACCCCTTCCTGGTCGCGGCCACCCAGAACCCCGTCGAATACGAGGGCACCTACCCGCTGCCCGAAGCCCAGCTGGACCGTTTCCTTCTCAAGCTGACCGTCCCCCTTCCCTCGCGCGAGGACGAGATCAACGTGCTCACTCGCCACGCGGACGGATTCAACCCCCGGGATCTGAAGGCCGCGGGCATTCGACCCGTGGCAGGCGCGGCCGACCTCGAAGCTGCGCGAAACGCAGTCGCCAGGACTTCGGTGTCCCCCGAGATCGCCGCCTACGTAGTGGATATCTGCCGCGCCACTCGTGAATCCCCCTCGCTCACCCTGGGCGCCTCCCCCCGAGGCGCCACCGCGTTGCTTTCCACTGCGCGGGCCTGGGCCTGGCTCACGGGCCGGGACTATGTCACCCCGGACGACGTGAAAGCCCTTGCCCTTCCCACGCTTCGTCATCGCATACAGCTGCGACCTGAAGCGGAGATGGAAGGAGTCACTGCGGACTCCGTCATCACCGCTGTCCTCGCCCACGTCCCCGTCCCCCGGTGA
- a CDS encoding DUF58 domain-containing protein, producing the protein MALTGRAALVAALGSLPVGILAPSWTGMLAVNVPLSLAILCDYALAAPVRSLRFTRSGDTSVRLGDTASVQLTVTNPSGRRLRAHLRDAWPPSSWTSETEQVLSRHRFVLAAGERRRLTTLLRPSRRGDRQADRVAVRSFGPLGLVSRQGYHRVPWTVRVLPPFTSRKHLPSRLARLRELDGRTSVLTRGEGTEFDSLRAYVPGDDTRSIDWRATARQSAVAVRTWRPERDRHILVVLDTGRTSAGRVGDVPRLDAAMDATLLLTALATRAGDRVNVIAYDRRLRAQVQGRSAAGDVLSTLVGTLATLEPELVETDARGLATAAMANAPGGSLVVLLTGLDPAPVEEGLLPVLPQLTRRHTVLVAAVSDPHVEAMTQARGTVDATYEAAAGTQTQTQRRRTADQLRRHGVTVVDASPDGLAPALADAYLALKAAGRL; encoded by the coding sequence ATGGCCCTTACCGGACGGGCCGCCTTGGTGGCGGCTCTGGGGTCACTCCCCGTAGGCATTCTGGCCCCGAGCTGGACAGGCATGCTCGCGGTCAATGTCCCCCTGTCACTGGCAATTCTGTGCGACTACGCCCTGGCTGCGCCAGTGCGCAGCCTCCGGTTCACCCGATCCGGTGATACATCCGTTCGACTCGGCGACACCGCATCAGTGCAACTCACCGTGACCAATCCGTCCGGGCGCCGACTCCGCGCCCACCTCCGCGACGCGTGGCCTCCCAGCAGCTGGACCTCGGAGACCGAACAGGTCTTGTCCCGGCACCGGTTCGTCCTGGCTGCCGGCGAACGCAGGCGCCTCACCACCCTCCTCCGTCCGTCCCGTCGGGGAGACCGCCAGGCGGACCGCGTCGCCGTCCGGTCGTTCGGCCCGCTCGGTCTCGTGTCCCGTCAGGGATATCACCGTGTCCCCTGGACGGTCCGGGTCCTGCCGCCCTTCACCAGCCGGAAGCATCTGCCGTCACGGCTCGCCCGGCTTCGTGAGCTGGACGGCCGTACCAGCGTGCTCACCCGCGGGGAAGGCACGGAGTTCGACAGTCTGCGCGCCTACGTGCCAGGGGACGACACCCGCTCCATCGACTGGCGGGCCACCGCGCGTCAGTCAGCGGTTGCTGTCCGCACCTGGCGCCCCGAACGCGACCGCCACATCCTCGTCGTGCTGGACACCGGACGAACCTCGGCGGGCCGGGTCGGCGACGTGCCGCGACTCGACGCCGCCATGGACGCCACCCTGCTCCTCACGGCCCTTGCCACGCGCGCCGGCGACCGTGTGAACGTGATCGCTTACGACCGGCGTCTCCGAGCCCAGGTGCAGGGCAGGTCGGCAGCAGGGGATGTCCTGTCCACGCTCGTCGGCACTCTGGCCACGCTGGAGCCCGAACTCGTGGAGACCGACGCCCGGGGTCTTGCGACAGCAGCCATGGCGAACGCTCCTGGTGGCTCCCTGGTCGTTTTGCTGACCGGCCTGGACCCCGCGCCCGTCGAAGAGGGCCTCCTACCGGTCCTGCCGCAGCTCACCCGACGCCACACGGTTCTGGTCGCGGCTGTCTCGGACCCTCACGTCGAGGCCATGACCCAGGCGCGGGGCACAGTGGACGCGACGTACGAGGCCGCTGCCGGCACTCAGACGCAGACCCAGCGCCGTCGCACAGCGGACCAGCTCCGACGTCATGGCGTCACGGTCGTCGACGCCTCGCCGGATGGCCTCGCACCGGCACTGGCTGACGCCTATCTCGCGCTGAAGGCGGCTGGTCGACTGTAG
- a CDS encoding DUF4350 domain-containing protein, with protein sequence MTATAAVPATSESRTPQQVWRRVRGVLLAVLILVVAGVAFAAVRSGGQHGRLDPRSADPYGSRAVAQLLEKRGVSVDVVTTLDEAAGATGPGTTLLVTGPNMLTGHQQRRLHDATAGSAGRTVLISPGSPSVARLAPGVRAEERGPVTARAPRCGLPAARTAGIADMGGIHYATDAPEATACYPDDGLASLLVLPERGAGDTVLLGSPDILHNNRLDQQGNASLGLQLLGSRPHLVWYLPSLDDPSAAEGRDGDTDGRDGAGGEEAGGESGFISLIPPGWLWGTLQLALAAVLAALWRGRRFGPLVTERLPVAIRASESTEGRARLYRKADARDRAATALRSATRTRISPLLGVSPQDADSPAVLIPAVAARLSTPGSDPGALLFGPAPADDAALLLLTEQLDALEREIRTS encoded by the coding sequence TTGACCGCCACCGCGGCCGTTCCCGCCACCTCGGAATCCCGGACTCCCCAGCAGGTCTGGCGGCGTGTCCGAGGAGTGCTGCTCGCCGTCCTCATCCTCGTCGTCGCAGGTGTCGCCTTCGCCGCCGTACGCTCCGGCGGCCAGCACGGCCGGCTCGATCCCCGGTCCGCGGATCCCTACGGCAGCCGGGCCGTCGCCCAACTCCTCGAGAAGCGCGGCGTGTCCGTCGACGTCGTCACCACCCTGGACGAGGCGGCCGGCGCGACGGGCCCCGGCACGACCCTGCTCGTCACCGGCCCCAACATGCTGACCGGCCACCAACAGCGGCGCCTCCACGACGCGACCGCCGGCTCCGCGGGCCGTACCGTCCTCATCTCTCCCGGCAGCCCCTCCGTCGCCCGCCTCGCACCCGGCGTACGAGCGGAAGAGCGCGGACCGGTGACAGCACGCGCCCCACGCTGCGGACTCCCCGCAGCCCGCACAGCGGGGATCGCCGACATGGGCGGGATCCATTACGCGACGGACGCACCGGAGGCCACCGCCTGTTACCCGGACGACGGACTCGCCTCGCTGCTCGTCCTGCCGGAACGGGGAGCCGGCGACACAGTGCTGCTCGGGTCCCCCGACATTCTGCACAACAACCGTCTCGACCAGCAGGGCAATGCCTCGCTGGGGCTTCAACTTCTCGGCTCGCGGCCGCATCTCGTCTGGTACCTCCCCTCGCTCGATGACCCTTCCGCGGCCGAAGGCCGGGACGGCGACACGGATGGCCGGGACGGCGCCGGTGGCGAAGAAGCCGGAGGGGAGAGCGGCTTCATCAGCCTCATTCCTCCGGGCTGGCTCTGGGGCACCCTCCAACTCGCCCTGGCCGCCGTCCTCGCGGCCCTCTGGCGCGGCCGCCGCTTCGGGCCCCTGGTCACAGAACGGCTACCGGTGGCCATCAGGGCCTCCGAATCCACCGAGGGACGGGCACGCCTCTACCGGAAGGCCGACGCCCGCGACCGCGCCGCCACCGCACTGCGGTCCGCCACCCGTACCCGTATCTCCCCTCTGCTCGGCGTGTCCCCACAAGACGCGGACTCCCCCGCCGTGCTCATTCCCGCCGTCGCCGCACGACTCAGCACACCGGGCAGTGACCCCGGCGCCCTCCTCTTCGGCCCGGCACCGGCCGACGACGCAGCTCTTCTCCTTCTGACCGAGCAACTCGACGCCCTCGAAAGAGAGATACGCACCTCATGA
- the mtnA gene encoding S-methyl-5-thioribose-1-phosphate isomerase has translation MADQDAQTPVAVDPPALSVLRWEESPGGSAVVLLDQTRLPAEERELVCADVPSLVRAIRMLAVRGAPLLGIAGGYGVALAAVRGEDVARAAKLLEQARPTAVNLGYGARRVAREYQAAVESGAGPEAAAAVALAEARALHQEDAAASGRMAQYGLELLAELLPEGGGHRLLTHCNTGALVSGGAGTAFAVALRAHREGCLRQLWVDETRPLLQGARLTAYEADRNGMPYSLLTDNAAGSLFAAGEVDAVLIGADRIAADGSVANKVGSYPLAVLAKYHHVPFLVVAPTTTVDLETVDGTSIVVEQRSAAEVTEITSKPGVPAGDGGGGMAVAPLGAKAYNPAFDITPPELVTAIVTEEGVISPVTGVGLAELCARSSQVTIS, from the coding sequence ATGGCTGATCAGGACGCTCAAACGCCGGTGGCTGTCGACCCTCCGGCCCTCTCCGTACTCCGCTGGGAGGAGTCTCCGGGAGGTTCCGCTGTGGTGCTCCTCGACCAGACGCGGCTGCCCGCCGAGGAGAGGGAGCTGGTGTGTGCCGATGTGCCGTCCCTGGTGCGGGCGATCCGGATGCTCGCGGTGCGGGGGGCGCCCCTGCTGGGCATCGCCGGGGGGTACGGGGTGGCGCTGGCTGCCGTCCGGGGTGAGGACGTGGCTCGGGCCGCGAAGCTGCTGGAGCAGGCGCGGCCCACCGCGGTGAATCTCGGGTACGGGGCGCGCCGGGTGGCACGGGAGTATCAGGCGGCTGTGGAGAGCGGAGCCGGCCCGGAGGCCGCCGCCGCGGTGGCACTCGCCGAGGCGCGTGCCCTGCATCAGGAGGACGCGGCGGCAAGCGGGCGCATGGCGCAGTACGGTCTGGAACTGCTGGCCGAACTGCTGCCGGAAGGAGGCGGGCACCGGTTGTTGACCCACTGCAACACCGGAGCACTCGTGTCCGGCGGTGCGGGTACTGCTTTCGCGGTGGCTCTCCGGGCTCACCGGGAGGGCTGCCTGCGGCAGCTGTGGGTGGACGAGACGCGGCCGCTGCTCCAGGGCGCGCGGCTGACGGCGTACGAGGCCGATCGCAACGGGATGCCGTACAGCTTGCTCACGGACAACGCGGCGGGTTCGCTGTTTGCCGCGGGGGAGGTGGATGCCGTACTCATCGGGGCGGACCGCATCGCCGCCGACGGCTCGGTGGCCAACAAGGTGGGGAGCTATCCGCTGGCGGTGCTCGCGAAGTACCACCATGTGCCTTTCCTCGTCGTGGCACCGACGACGACGGTGGATCTGGAGACGGTGGACGGTACATCGATCGTCGTGGAGCAGCGCTCCGCGGCCGAGGTGACGGAGATCACATCGAAACCGGGTGTGCCGGCCGGGGACGGAGGCGGCGGCATGGCCGTCGCACCCCTGGGAGCCAAGGCGTACAACCCCGCATTCGACATCACGCCGCCCGAACTGGTCACGGCGATCGTCACGGAGGAGGGTGTCATTTCCCCGGTCACGGGGGTCGGACTGGCAGAGCTGTGTGCCAGGTCATCGCAGGTAACGATTAGCTAA
- a CDS encoding NUDIX hydrolase, translating into MTTETSRAPVPRVQLVIGIVRRSNEILLVRERLGIDGELLWSLPGGGVEDGELMHEALRREMREETGLLVGDPVRTAFLIHIDSEQCPSALAAAFEIDEWSGEVAPRDDDIEQAAFVPLPDALKLLGELDSATQREPIVSYLTGDVAPGTTWLYRNRGMEERLVARW; encoded by the coding sequence ATGACAACAGAGACTTCAAGGGCCCCGGTGCCCCGGGTGCAGTTGGTCATCGGCATTGTCCGAAGAAGCAACGAAATCCTGCTCGTGCGAGAGCGCCTCGGCATCGACGGCGAGCTGCTCTGGTCCCTGCCCGGTGGCGGAGTCGAGGACGGCGAGCTCATGCACGAAGCTCTCCGGCGGGAGATGCGGGAGGAGACCGGACTACTCGTGGGCGACCCGGTGCGAACCGCATTCCTCATACACATCGACTCCGAACAGTGTCCGTCGGCATTGGCCGCTGCCTTCGAGATCGACGAGTGGTCGGGAGAGGTCGCTCCTAGGGATGACGACATCGAGCAGGCCGCCTTCGTCCCCCTGCCTGACGCCCTGAAGCTGCTGGGTGAGCTGGACAGCGCAACTCAGCGGGAGCCCATCGTCAGCTATCTGACCGGGGACGTCGCGCCGGGTACTACCTGGCTGTACCGCAACCGGGGCATGGAGGAGAGGCTCGTCGCCCGCTGGTGA
- the mtrB gene encoding MtrAB system histidine kinase MtrB, translated as MTLGSAAPPPGVPGARTERAAGPVRGTSRFGRVPLGGRLFRDRTSGGPVPRLLMRWISGPLLPAVRLWRRNLQLRVVAGTLLMSIAVVLLLGFVVIGQVRNGLLEAKGKAAQTQAAGGFAAAQTNANAPLVPGDQSEESADGMTANTSWRTELVDQLASGGANAFNVVALSADSVGHDTTSRAPRGSGSVEASSIPQRLRDDVGKGAGAFQTYSLIRYSYGKDPEPGLVVGKRLYDVDHNPYELYYLFPLTQEEKTLTLVTTTLATAGLFVVVLLGAIAWFVVRQVVTPVRMAAGIAERLSAGLLQERMKVTGEDDIARLGEAFNKMAQNLQLKIQQLEELSRMQRRFVSDVSHELRTPLTTVRMAADVIHEARVDFDPVTARSAELLGDQLDRFESLLSDLLEISRFDAGAAALEAEPIDLRTVVRRVIGGAEPLAERKGTRIRVVGDEQPVVAEADARRVERVLRNLVVNAVEHGEGRDVVVHMGVAQGAVAVAVRDYGVGLKPGEATRVFNRFWRADPARARTTGGTGLGLSIAVEDARLHGGWLQAWGEPGGGSQFRLTLPRTADEPLRGSPIPLEPEDSRRNREDREREQAVPAADEHRLMSVPNQSGSAAHSHLGVPAHGPAAARTPVSVHPAALPGSGARVVSRPAVDRTDAGTDPETQDPEQEDTTRGH; from the coding sequence ATGACCCTGGGCAGCGCTGCTCCGCCACCCGGGGTGCCCGGGGCCCGTACGGAGCGGGCTGCCGGTCCGGTGCGGGGAACTTCCCGTTTCGGCAGGGTCCCGCTGGGCGGCCGGTTGTTCCGCGACCGGACGTCCGGCGGTCCCGTGCCGCGGCTGTTGATGCGCTGGATCAGCGGGCCTCTGCTGCCGGCCGTCCGGCTGTGGCGGCGCAATCTTCAGCTGCGCGTCGTGGCGGGAACGCTGCTGATGTCGATCGCCGTGGTGCTCCTCCTCGGCTTCGTCGTGATCGGCCAGGTCCGTAACGGCCTGCTCGAGGCGAAGGGCAAGGCCGCGCAGACGCAGGCGGCCGGCGGTTTCGCGGCCGCCCAGACCAACGCGAACGCGCCTCTGGTCCCGGGGGACCAGAGCGAGGAGAGCGCCGACGGAATGACGGCCAACACCTCCTGGCGCACGGAACTCGTCGACCAGCTCGCCAGCGGTGGTGCGAACGCGTTCAACGTGGTGGCGCTCAGTGCCGACTCCGTCGGCCACGACACCACCAGCCGCGCCCCGCGCGGCTCGGGCAGCGTGGAGGCGTCGAGCATCCCGCAGAGGCTGCGGGACGACGTCGGCAAGGGCGCGGGCGCCTTCCAGACGTACTCGCTGATCCGGTACTCGTACGGGAAGGACCCGGAGCCCGGGCTCGTCGTCGGCAAGAGGCTCTACGACGTCGACCACAACCCGTACGAGCTGTACTACCTCTTCCCGCTCACGCAGGAGGAGAAGACGCTGACCCTGGTCACGACGACGCTGGCCACGGCCGGCCTGTTCGTGGTCGTGCTGCTCGGTGCCATCGCATGGTTCGTGGTGCGCCAGGTCGTCACGCCCGTACGGATGGCGGCGGGGATCGCCGAGCGGCTCTCCGCCGGCCTGCTCCAGGAGCGGATGAAGGTCACCGGCGAGGACGACATCGCGCGCCTCGGTGAGGCCTTCAACAAGATGGCGCAGAACCTGCAGCTGAAGATCCAGCAGCTGGAGGAGCTCTCCCGCATGCAGCGGCGCTTCGTCTCGGACGTCAGCCATGAGCTGCGCACCCCGCTGACGACCGTGCGGATGGCCGCCGACGTCATCCATGAGGCGCGTGTCGACTTCGACCCGGTCACGGCGCGTTCCGCGGAGCTGCTGGGCGACCAGCTCGACCGCTTCGAGTCGCTCCTCTCCGATCTGTTGGAGATCAGCAGGTTCGACGCGGGGGCCGCGGCGCTGGAAGCCGAACCGATAGATCTGCGTACGGTCGTCCGACGGGTGATCGGTGGTGCCGAGCCGCTGGCGGAGCGCAAGGGGACCCGGATCCGCGTGGTGGGTGACGAACAGCCCGTGGTCGCGGAGGCCGACGCGCGCCGTGTCGAGCGGGTCCTGCGCAATCTCGTCGTCAACGCGGTCGAGCACGGCGAGGGCCGGGACGTCGTCGTGCACATGGGCGTCGCGCAGGGAGCCGTGGCCGTGGCGGTCAGGGACTACGGAGTGGGGCTCAAGCCGGGCGAGGCGACCCGGGTCTTCAACCGCTTCTGGCGGGCGGACCCGGCCCGTGCCCGCACCACCGGCGGCACCGGCCTGGGGCTCTCGATCGCGGTCGAGGACGCCCGCCTCCACGGCGGCTGGCTGCAGGCCTGGGGCGAGCCCGGTGGAGGATCGCAGTTCCGGCTGACCTTGCCGCGTACGGCGGACGAGCCGCTGCGCGGTTCGCCGATACCGCTGGAGCCCGAGGACTCCCGGCGCAACCGCGAGGACCGCGAGCGTGAACAGGCGGTACCGGCGGCGGACGAGCACAGGCTCATGTCCGTACCGAACCAGTCGGGCTCCGCGGCTCACTCCCACCTCGGTGTGCCGGCGCACGGTCCGGCAGCGGCGAGGACGCCGGTGTCGGTGCACCCGGCGGCACTCCCGGGCAGCGGGGCACGTGTGGTGTCGCGTCCGGCCGTGGACCGGACGGACGCGGGCACCGACCCCGAGACGCAGGACCCGGAGCAGGAGGACACCACTCGTGGACACTGA
- the mtrA gene encoding two-component system response regulator MtrA translates to MMSFMKGRVLVVDDDTALAEMLGIVLRGEGFEPSFVADGDKALAAFREAKPDLVLLDLMLPGRDGIEVCRLIRAESGVPIVMLTAKSDTVDVVVGLESGADDYIVKPFKPKELVARIRARLRRSEEPAPEQLTIGDLVIDVAGHSVKREGQSIALTPLEFDLLVALARKPWQVFTREVLLEQVWGYRHAADTRLVNVHVQRLRSKVEKDPERPEIVVTVRGVGYKAGPS, encoded by the coding sequence ATGATGTCGTTTATGAAGGGACGCGTCCTTGTCGTCGACGACGACACCGCACTGGCCGAGATGCTCGGCATCGTGCTGCGGGGAGAAGGTTTCGAGCCGTCGTTCGTAGCGGACGGCGACAAGGCACTGGCTGCTTTTCGAGAGGCCAAGCCGGACCTGGTGCTGCTGGATCTCATGCTGCCCGGACGGGACGGCATCGAGGTCTGCCGGCTGATCAGGGCCGAGTCGGGTGTGCCGATCGTCATGCTCACTGCCAAGAGCGACACGGTGGACGTGGTGGTGGGCCTGGAATCCGGGGCCGACGACTACATCGTCAAGCCGTTCAAGCCGAAGGAGTTGGTCGCCCGGATCAGAGCACGTCTGCGGAGGTCAGAGGAGCCCGCGCCCGAGCAGCTGACGATCGGGGACCTCGTCATCGACGTGGCCGGTCACTCGGTCAAGCGGGAGGGGCAGTCCATCGCCCTCACCCCGCTGGAGTTCGACCTGCTGGTCGCCCTCGCACGCAAGCCGTGGCAGGTCTTCACCCGTGAGGTGCTGCTCGAGCAGGTCTGGGGCTACCGCCATGCCGCCGACACACGCCTGGTCAACGTGCACGTCCAGCGTCTTCGCTCGAAGGTCGAGAAGGACCCGGAGCGGCCGGAGATCGTCGTGACCGTCCGCGGTGTCGGTTACAAGGCCGGACCGAGCTGA